The Flavobacterium sp. M31R6 nucleotide sequence AAAATACCATCGCGTAAGGAAGTCATATACAAAGTTTTGAGAAATACTGATTTTAGTAAAATTTCGAAAAGTGACAAAAGTAGCTTGTCAATCTTAAAAGATACAACTGATTTAAGCTATTTAAGTATATTAATGAATGAATTTGAAGAAAAGATAAATGGTAATCATCTCGAATCCACTTACCAAACTTTTTTTGAAGAGAATCCCTTACTGCTAACTTTTTTTTCAGGTTCACCTTATGTTAAATTTAAAAATCAAGCATATGTTGGTGGTAAATCTTTTGATAATTCTAACGGACAATATCCTGATTTTTTGCAGAAGCATAAATTAACTAATAATACTTTTATTATTGAAATTAAAACTCCACAAACAACATTACTAGATAAAACAGCATATCGTGATACTGGAATATATAATCCTTCGAAGAATTTATCGGGTTCAATAACACAATTATTGACTCAAAAATATCAACTAGAAACAGAGATTTCAACATTAATTAAAAATGCAGATGATAGAAATGTAGAAGCATATAATATTCAAACATTGTTAATTATTGGTAACCTATCTAGTTTAACTTCTAAAGAAATGATAAGATCTTTTGAGTTATTTCGTAACAATCAAAAAAATTTAAGAATAGTAACATATGATGAATGTTTAGAGCAAATAAAAACTTTTATCTCGTTATTAAGCAAAAGCATAGATGAATGTGAAAATGAAATAATTTAATAAAAAATATTATTTATTTCACACAACTGCTACAACGTATTAGAGCACTAATAGAAAAAAAGGTTTTGTATTTGGAATGATTAATAAATCTGGATAATGAGCTTAATTTAGTACCATACCCACTGCAGTAATATAACATTATACGCTATAATACACAACCATGACAGAAAACCCCAATCTTGAGTTTGATTATCAAGTTGCAAAAAAAGTTTACAGCAATTCTATTTCTATTAAAGAAGGAATAATTCTATTGATTGCCAATAGAAATTTTAATCCAAGTTCCGCAAATACAGTAATTCGCACTTTTCATAAATTACTTCTTGGTGAAAAATTTACTAGAACTTTAAGTAATGTGTACTTCGAGTATTTTCTTTTTAGAATTTATAATGATTTTGGAATTGCTAAATTGGATTTGGCTGTAAAAGCGATATCTGAGCATATTGAATATATCAAAGAAAAAGGCGATTCTAAAGTTAAGCTTAAAAAAATTCTTGCAAGATATTCAGATAAAATTCTTTTTAATGAAAAGGCAAAAATAGAAATTGACCAAGCAGACGAAATTGAACAAGACGAAATTGCAGAGAACTTTGCAGAAGACGACAGAAATGAAGTTATTCAACAGCTAAAAAGTATTAATCCCAGTGAGCCACAAATAATTTTTATAAAAGGGAAAGCGTATAAACGAGATAATAAAATCATTGCGCAAATAAAGTTTATTAGAAATTATGAATGTCAAATCTGTTCATCATACATCTTAAAATCTAATGGCAAAAAATATATTGAAGCAGCACATATAATTGCCAAAGCACAAAAAGGACAAGAAGTCCTTAGTAATATTTTATTACTTTGTCCAAATCATCACAAAGAATTTGATTTTGGGCTTCGAGAAATTTTAATACACGATGATAGCAAAATTCAATTTCGCTTAAATGGCATTGAACATAATATAAACTTAAGTTTATAAAGCTTAAGTTTATAAAGGCTTTTATAACGGATTTAGTCAATTGGATTAAATGAAAAAGTTAGTTTATATTTGACATGTTTAGTAAAATCCGATAATGTGCTTAGATTATTCCCGAACTTGCTGTAGTGCCAGAACGGTGTGTGCCAACTTAATAGAAATAACTAAATGAAATTATCTGTAATAGAGTATAATAAAGTTGTAAACGATATAAAGAAAAATAATGCTATATATGCTAAAATTCTGCGTATTGGACAAACTTTTATAGATACGGGCGTTTCATATAATAAAGTAAAGAAAATACTTGAAACCGAAGGCTATGATTTTGAAAATAGTTGCATTGAAATTGCTGTAAAACAATGGTTTTTCGATAGTTTTCATCATAAAGGGGAAGATAGTAAGCAAGTGGAATTTGACGATTTAGATAATCATTTAGATTGTAATTTTATTCTTAAAGGCGATGCAGGATTGAAACTTGCTGATCACGATACATCGAAAATGAATCTTAGTATTGCCAGAAAAGCCATGATAATTTCTATTATTGCACTCTTAGCTAGTATTTTAATTCCATTTTTTAATAAGGAACAACCTGAAAAAGAGCTTCACCCCATAACTAAAGTAATAATTGTTAAAGATACCATATACATTGAAAAATCTTCTGATAAAAACATCAAAGACTCCATCTCAGTTACCAATACGAAATTGAAATTAGGGACTTCAAAATAATATTTTATGATAATCATTGGAGTAATTGTATTAGCGATTTTCGTATTTATCTTTTTCAATATAAGAGATAAAAAATTATTAGAAACTGTTACAAAATTTCATAGAGGTACGAAAACTGAAAGGAAATTAGTTTTAAAACTTTTAAAAGCAGGATTCCCAGCACAAACTATTTTTCATGATTTATATATTAAAAATAAATATGGAAATTATTCTCAAATTGATTTGGTTCTTGCAACAAAAGTTGGAATAATTGTGTTTGAAGTGAAGGAATATAGCGGATGGATTTTTGGAAATGGAAATCAGAATAAGTGGACGCAAGTTTTAGCTTACGGAAAAGAGAAATACTATTTTTATAATCCAATTCTTCAAAATAAAAAACATGTTGAAAATCTTAAAACAAAGTTAACAGAATTTCAAAATATTCCATTTTTTTCGGTCGTAGTATTTTTTGGAGATTGCCAGTTTAGGGATGTCAGTTTTATTCCAATCAATACTTTTTTAACAAAAGCGCCACGAGTAATAGATGTCGTAAAAAAAATTATTACGGAAAATGAACCTGCCAATTACAAAAGTAAGCGCGATGTTGTTAATGTTCTATCTACCGCTGTCGAGAATGGTAGTAGCCAGAAAATTTCCGAAAAACATATTAATAACATACAAGACATGTTAGGTGAAGACCGAATTTTTCACTAATTATAGAAATCTACCACTAACAGCTTGTACCTAAAATTGTGGAGTGTTTAGTTTCTTTCTTAATAAAAAAATCTATCTTAACATTAAGCTTAGTATTATTTGAACATGTGTTGTTGGAGGAGAGATATATAAATATAAAAGTTAGTTGAAGTTTCTATATTGTATCAAAATAGGCTTGAATTGATTAATAAAGTTTTGACCAAATAATAATCTCCATCAGACTATTAATTAAGCTCTTTATAGTATATGTAGAAATGTGGTAATTAGTTCTTGACGAACCGTGTAAATATTCGCTACATGCATTGTGAATGAATTTAGTATGACTAGAAATTGTGGTATCTTGGTATACAGTAGTGGTAGGAATAAAGTTATTTCTGTGATTCGGATTTCCAAGCAAGTACTTATAAAAGTCTCCGGTAAATGAAGGAGTGCCATTGGCATTCATATACGTATCAGGAACTACGTTTTTATTCCGATTATTAAGTGATTTATAAATTTCTTCATGAACTTCTCTAACATCTCCAATAAT carries:
- a CDS encoding Shedu immune nuclease family protein encodes the protein MKNIFDTLDNSDFESEIPSDGNKITLKENEGKIECVIENESKDLIHSIVEIDLNNSRTTIRPINTLTESFYYFKSKYDIKEIVFEGLETSIEELDSGGYGLYGLPTGFTRTIMFGLGLEKKYKILINTILKHFEKCDKLIISNEQQTSILSNDIIISYEDFEKIRRGIDRNHDLFYKEGQIAKQSFIYDNIFYYLNPTKFPTLKIPSRKEVIYKVLRNTDFSKISKSDKSSLSILKDTTDLSYLSILMNEFEEKINGNHLESTYQTFFEENPLLLTFFSGSPYVKFKNQAYVGGKSFDNSNGQYPDFLQKHKLTNNTFIIEIKTPQTTLLDKTAYRDTGIYNPSKNLSGSITQLLTQKYQLETEISTLIKNADDRNVEAYNIQTLLIIGNLSSLTSKEMIRSFELFRNNQKNLRIVTYDECLEQIKTFISLLSKSIDECENEII
- a CDS encoding HNH endonuclease, which encodes MTENPNLEFDYQVAKKVYSNSISIKEGIILLIANRNFNPSSANTVIRTFHKLLLGEKFTRTLSNVYFEYFLFRIYNDFGIAKLDLAVKAISEHIEYIKEKGDSKVKLKKILARYSDKILFNEKAKIEIDQADEIEQDEIAENFAEDDRNEVIQQLKSINPSEPQIIFIKGKAYKRDNKIIAQIKFIRNYECQICSSYILKSNGKKYIEAAHIIAKAQKGQEVLSNILLLCPNHHKEFDFGLREILIHDDSKIQFRLNGIEHNINLSL
- a CDS encoding nuclease-related domain-containing protein produces the protein MIIIGVIVLAIFVFIFFNIRDKKLLETVTKFHRGTKTERKLVLKLLKAGFPAQTIFHDLYIKNKYGNYSQIDLVLATKVGIIVFEVKEYSGWIFGNGNQNKWTQVLAYGKEKYYFYNPILQNKKHVENLKTKLTEFQNIPFFSVVVFFGDCQFRDVSFIPINTFLTKAPRVIDVVKKIITENEPANYKSKRDVVNVLSTAVENGSSQKISEKHINNIQDMLGEDRIFH